The Carnobacterium divergens genome includes a window with the following:
- a CDS encoding thioesterase family protein produces the protein MIEEQSKQFMVKNEDTALHLGSGDLLVLATPRLVAMLENTAKEIPSERLSDDETTVGIEMNLKHVKATPVGKEVTCFVKLTEIKKSILFFDVKAVVDEEMIATGTHIRAIVSRQSFMEKI, from the coding sequence ATGATAGAGGAACAAAGTAAACAATTTATGGTGAAAAATGAAGATACAGCTTTACATTTAGGTTCAGGAGATCTCTTAGTCTTAGCAACGCCACGTTTGGTTGCAATGTTAGAGAATACGGCCAAAGAAATTCCCTCAGAACGTTTGAGTGATGACGAGACGACAGTGGGAATTGAAATGAATTTAAAACATGTGAAAGCTACGCCAGTCGGAAAAGAAGTCACATGCTTTGTAAAACTAACAGAAATCAAAAAATCAATTTTATTTTTTGATGTAAAGGCCGTTGTTGATGAGGAAATGATTGCAACGGGTACTCATATTCGAGCAATCGTATCGAGACAGAGTTTTATGGAAAAAATTTAA
- a CDS encoding pyridoxal phosphate-dependent aminotransferase — MSKLAKRMEQITESITLATSAKSKKLIAKGIDIIGLGVGEPDFQTADTIKAAAIEAIQNGRASYYTPTAGLPALRDAVRKRTQQDTGLTYADEEVIVTDGAKNALYNLFQAILNPKDEVLVLAPFWVSYTEQVKLAEGTPVLVNGQPEKDYKITVSELEEKRTNQTKALILNSPSNPTGMIYTREELLEIGNWAVKHKILIISDEIYGKLIYNGHEFISIATLSDEIKRQTILINGVSKTYAMTGWRIGYALGDKDIIKGMIDVASHSTSNPTAASQYAAIEALNGSQEIVETMRLAFEERLNTAYPLLAAIPGFEVIKPQGAFYLFPNVKKAATACGFDSVDAFVDGILEEAHVAVVQGSGFGAKDNFRISYATDLETLKTGIARIHQYVLKKMNN; from the coding sequence ATGAGTAAATTGGCTAAAAGAATGGAACAGATTACAGAATCGATTACCTTAGCAACATCAGCTAAGTCTAAAAAGTTAATTGCAAAAGGCATTGACATCATCGGTTTAGGAGTAGGGGAACCTGATTTTCAAACAGCCGATACGATTAAAGCAGCCGCTATTGAAGCCATTCAAAATGGACGAGCAAGTTATTATACACCAACAGCAGGGTTGCCTGCTTTACGAGATGCCGTTCGAAAACGAACACAGCAAGATACAGGATTGACTTATGCTGATGAAGAAGTTATTGTAACCGATGGAGCAAAAAATGCACTTTATAATCTATTTCAAGCTATCCTCAATCCTAAAGATGAAGTGTTGGTTCTTGCGCCGTTCTGGGTGAGCTATACGGAACAAGTCAAGTTAGCAGAAGGAACGCCCGTTTTGGTCAATGGACAACCTGAAAAAGACTATAAAATCACAGTTTCTGAGTTAGAAGAAAAGAGAACAAATCAGACAAAAGCACTTATTTTAAATTCTCCTTCAAATCCTACAGGGATGATTTACACGAGAGAAGAACTACTAGAAATTGGCAATTGGGCAGTAAAACATAAAATTCTTATTATTTCTGATGAAATTTATGGTAAACTCATTTATAATGGACATGAGTTCATTTCAATTGCGACTTTATCTGATGAAATCAAGCGACAAACTATTTTGATTAACGGCGTTTCTAAAACCTATGCAATGACCGGTTGGCGCATTGGTTATGCTCTAGGAGACAAAGACATCATCAAAGGAATGATTGATGTTGCAAGCCATTCTACTAGCAATCCGACAGCAGCTAGTCAATATGCGGCTATTGAAGCATTAAATGGCAGTCAAGAAATTGTTGAAACAATGCGTCTTGCTTTTGAAGAACGCTTAAATACCGCGTATCCTTTATTAGCAGCCATTCCAGGATTTGAAGTAATCAAACCTCAAGGCGCCTTCTATCTGTTTCCAAATGTAAAAAAAGCAGCAACAGCCTGTGGTTTTGATTCAGTAGATGCATTTGTTGACGGCATACTAGAAGAAGCTCATGTAGCCGTGGTACAAGGTTCTGGCTTTGGCGCAAAAGATAATTTTAGAATCAGTTATGCAACGGATTTAGAAACACTCAAAACAGGAATTGCAAGAATTCATCAATATGTACTAAAAAAAATGAATAACTAA
- a CDS encoding DnaD domain-containing protein yields the protein MDNYILQSWLKAGNTSISNLLLKHYHKIGLTNNELILVIQLKSLMDEGVLFPDTQEIAMRMNESTDSVFHGVHQLIQKKVLAIETDKTADGKTQDAYSLTQLWDKLAWLLIKTETETVKVKEVQNEKELFQQFESEFGRPLSPIEIETIGMWLDEDHYPIDLIELALREAVLSQVYNLKYVDRILLNWERKNIRTKDQVVKESTKHRQNQVKPSQNPTNESAKNTTKVPLHNWLNNDSF from the coding sequence ATGGATAATTATATTTTACAGAGTTGGTTAAAGGCGGGAAATACGTCTATTTCGAATCTCTTATTAAAGCACTATCATAAAATTGGCTTAACGAATAACGAACTGATTTTAGTCATTCAATTAAAATCATTAATGGATGAAGGCGTCTTATTTCCAGACACACAAGAAATCGCAATGCGCATGAATGAGTCCACAGATAGCGTTTTTCATGGGGTTCACCAACTGATTCAAAAGAAAGTTCTTGCCATTGAAACAGACAAAACAGCTGATGGAAAAACACAAGATGCCTATAGTTTAACGCAACTTTGGGATAAATTAGCATGGCTACTTATAAAGACGGAAACAGAAACCGTCAAAGTGAAAGAAGTTCAAAATGAAAAAGAGTTGTTCCAGCAATTTGAATCCGAATTTGGCAGACCCTTATCTCCTATTGAAATTGAAACAATCGGCATGTGGCTTGATGAGGATCATTATCCAATCGATTTAATTGAGCTGGCGCTTCGAGAAGCCGTCCTCAGCCAAGTGTACAATTTAAAATATGTTGATCGAATTCTTTTAAATTGGGAACGAAAAAATATTCGAACAAAAGATCAAGTAGTAAAAGAATCGACAAAACATCGACAAAATCAAGTTAAACCAAGCCAGAATCCAACCAATGAATCTGCAAAAAATACAACAAAAGTACCGTTGCACAATTGGTTGAATAACGACTCATTTTAG
- a CDS encoding ReoY family proteolytic degradation factor — MSIKISLETKKAFLSLFLDRYQLKRRESMWIINYLLNHDVILSRVHFVEAVETTPRGMALSTVGTQEAPFQFYKEGTIFNDPEQAFHEVRLNWNDDLYVELFFQDQWQVPEYLAVLEDNPFHRWNDTISDQIKTDVEEALLTLTLAKQKTELLKKIDDALESQNKEDFIELSAALNSLEKEISRF, encoded by the coding sequence ATGAGTATCAAAATATCGCTAGAAACCAAAAAAGCTTTTTTAAGTTTATTTTTAGATCGCTATCAATTAAAGCGAAGAGAATCTATGTGGATCATTAACTATCTCCTTAACCACGATGTTATTTTGAGTCGCGTACATTTTGTTGAAGCAGTTGAAACGACTCCAAGAGGGATGGCGCTGTCAACTGTTGGAACGCAAGAAGCGCCATTTCAATTTTATAAAGAAGGCACGATTTTTAATGATCCAGAACAAGCGTTTCATGAAGTTCGTTTGAATTGGAATGATGACTTATACGTTGAATTGTTTTTCCAAGATCAGTGGCAAGTACCAGAGTATTTAGCTGTTTTAGAAGACAATCCATTTCATCGTTGGAATGATACGATTAGCGATCAAATAAAAACCGATGTAGAAGAAGCCCTCCTTACGTTGACGCTAGCTAAGCAAAAAACAGAATTGTTAAAGAAAATTGATGATGCGTTAGAAAGTCAAAATAAAGAGGACTTTATAGAGTTATCTGCTGCATTAAATTCACTTGAAAAAGAAATCAGTCGTTTTTAA
- the asnS gene encoding asparagine--tRNA ligase, with protein MKRITINEAKHHVGETVEIGAWVANKRSSGKIAFLQLRDGSAYFQGVVVKSEVGDDMFQLAKGLNQETSILVRGVIQEDSRSKFGYEMTVTEVEVVGESQDYPITPKEHGTEFLMDHRHLWLRSSKQHAIMQIRNEIILATYVFFNDNGFIKIDPPILTANAAEDTTELFHTEYFDQDAFLSQSGQLYMEAAAMAFGKVFSFGPTFRAEKSKTRRHLIEFWMIEPEMAFMDQDQSLEVQEQYVAFLVQRVLDNCEHALHVLDRDVELLKKYTELPFPRISYDDAVVLLKENGFEDIEWGDDFGSPHETFIASSFDKPVFILNYPKAIKPFYMKPHPDRDDVVLCADMIAPEGYGEIIGGSEREVDFDKLQEAIKKFGLAEEDYSWYLDLRKYGTVPHSGFGLGLERAVTWICGTEHIRESIPFPRLLNRIYP; from the coding sequence GTGAAAAGAATTACAATTAACGAAGCCAAACACCATGTTGGCGAAACAGTTGAAATTGGCGCATGGGTTGCCAACAAACGTTCAAGCGGGAAAATTGCGTTTTTACAATTACGTGATGGATCTGCCTATTTTCAAGGAGTTGTCGTAAAAAGTGAAGTTGGAGATGATATGTTCCAACTAGCAAAAGGACTAAACCAAGAAACATCGATTTTAGTAAGAGGGGTTATCCAAGAAGACAGCCGTTCAAAATTTGGTTATGAAATGACGGTTACAGAAGTGGAAGTTGTTGGAGAAAGTCAAGATTACCCAATTACACCAAAAGAACATGGCACTGAATTCTTAATGGATCATCGTCATTTATGGTTGCGTTCATCTAAACAACATGCCATTATGCAAATTCGTAACGAAATCATTCTTGCGACGTATGTCTTCTTTAATGACAATGGATTTATCAAAATTGATCCACCTATCTTAACAGCAAATGCTGCTGAAGACACAACAGAGCTATTCCATACTGAATACTTTGACCAAGATGCATTTCTTTCTCAAAGTGGCCAATTGTATATGGAAGCTGCAGCAATGGCCTTTGGGAAAGTCTTCTCATTTGGACCAACTTTTAGAGCAGAAAAATCAAAAACACGTCGTCATTTAATTGAATTTTGGATGATTGAACCAGAAATGGCTTTTATGGACCAAGACCAAAGTCTTGAAGTTCAAGAACAATATGTCGCTTTCTTAGTTCAAAGAGTGTTAGATAACTGTGAACACGCATTGCATGTCTTAGATCGTGACGTTGAATTACTGAAAAAATATACAGAACTGCCATTCCCACGTATCTCTTATGACGATGCTGTCGTTTTATTAAAAGAAAATGGTTTTGAAGACATTGAATGGGGAGATGATTTCGGCTCGCCTCATGAAACCTTTATCGCTAGCTCATTTGACAAACCGGTCTTCATTTTAAACTATCCAAAAGCAATTAAACCATTCTACATGAAACCACATCCAGATCGTGATGATGTTGTGTTATGTGCAGATATGATCGCTCCAGAAGGTTATGGTGAGATTATTGGTGGGAGTGAACGTGAAGTTGATTTTGATAAACTTCAAGAAGCTATCAAAAAATTTGGTTTAGCAGAAGAAGATTACTCTTGGTATTTAGATTTACGTAAATATGGAACAGTTCCTCACTCTGGTTTTGGCTTAGGCTTAGAAAGAGCGGTAACTTGGATTTGTGGCACAGAGCATATTCGTGAATCAATTCCATTCCCACGTCTATTAAACCGTATCTACCCTTAA
- a CDS encoding nucleotide pyrophosphohydrolase encodes MTDKTLKQMQDEVDGYITQFKTGYFSPLGQMARLTEEVGELAREVNHYYGEKPKKVSEETKEIAEELGDLLFVTISMANSLEIDLTCSFDQVMEKFNQRDKNRFERKEENND; translated from the coding sequence ATGACGGATAAAACATTAAAACAAATGCAAGATGAGGTGGATGGATACATCACTCAATTTAAGACCGGCTATTTTTCTCCGCTAGGCCAGATGGCAAGATTAACGGAGGAAGTAGGTGAATTGGCTAGAGAAGTCAATCATTATTATGGTGAAAAACCAAAAAAAGTCAGTGAAGAAACAAAAGAAATTGCAGAAGAATTGGGCGATTTATTATTTGTGACCATCTCAATGGCGAATTCCTTAGAGATTGACTTAACGTGTTCATTCGATCAAGTGATGGAAAAATTTAATCAACGGGATAAAAACCGTTTTGAAAGGAAAGAAGAGAACAATGATTAA
- the dinG gene encoding ATP-dependent DNA helicase DinG, with protein sequence MKTKTTYAVVDIETTGGNALNGDKIIQFGCVLIEDGKIVQQFATDINPLIRIPKQIEHLTGITTKQVANAPYFEDVATTIYNLLEGCIFIAHNIQFDYQFLNNEFQQAGYPSLTLKGMDTVELAQILLPTAPSFRLTDLANQFHFQHRNPHQADSDAYVTGELFLMLQQIAMNLPLVTLEKMVELALFCSMNTNEFFIDCLEKVRSEIPPLPEALMIKDGLALQKKEIQLEQVGNWEEPKNYPLSLVEKEQLFSDHLVIRESQVTMMDRVYDTFQKDSNAHLAIEAATGVGKTLGYLIPLAYLADQKRPVVISTYTTLLQKQLIEKDIVQLNKLVPFNVNAAILKSKNHYLHLSRFAEEIKSETLNKNDALLKMRLLTWLTQTVTGDLDELNMTNFNGTFWKKVCHHGWLKDPKEDPWYKEDFYLFAKKVMQQASIIITNHAFLCHDFKREVPELPEVDRFIIDEAHHLSDVAVAASSETFSYYQVHHALKLIGRMDSEDSYLNQFENLSKKVKSIYAYQLSNLEMSGLSLSEELAEFLDELLLICHQMATKKMDKSEEINVMLSDTIQWSLENKRKIKKISAEFTEICQLGFELVQQLIREPETLSLAESYFVEDFNVLLTTIEQQGTMFKTIFNNENPYAVTWFSYKEKSPKNSFKIKRSTINSSEFLKEHLVEQAKQIVYTGATLEVRGAFDYFEEQIGEKELDTLILASPYDYKNQARLYLPTEMGSIKSMSKKHYVESIVAQLTQLIENSQENIMVLFNALEPLQDVYRLLQQNHLFNQREILAQGISGSRERILKRFFHANGGILLGADSFWEGVDLPGKSLRIIIVTRLPFDSPEQPFVKSKYHYLETLGENPFSVEALPKATLRLRQGLGRLIRSETDRGIMLVLDDRLFKTNYGKQMLHSLPTDLPKKELPMAEIITEIQDFLS encoded by the coding sequence GTGAAAACGAAGACAACATATGCAGTTGTGGACATTGAAACAACTGGTGGAAATGCCTTAAATGGAGATAAAATTATCCAATTTGGCTGCGTTTTAATAGAAGATGGAAAAATTGTTCAACAATTTGCAACAGATATTAATCCCTTGATTCGCATCCCAAAACAAATTGAGCATTTAACTGGAATTACAACAAAACAGGTAGCAAACGCGCCGTATTTTGAAGATGTTGCAACAACGATTTACAATTTATTAGAAGGTTGTATTTTTATTGCTCATAATATTCAATTTGATTATCAATTTTTAAATAATGAATTTCAACAAGCGGGTTATCCTTCCCTAACGCTAAAAGGAATGGATACAGTTGAACTAGCTCAAATCTTATTGCCGACAGCTCCTAGTTTTAGATTAACCGATTTAGCGAATCAATTTCATTTTCAACATAGGAACCCTCATCAAGCAGATAGTGATGCTTATGTGACGGGAGAGTTATTTTTAATGCTGCAGCAAATAGCGATGAATTTGCCCTTGGTTACATTGGAAAAAATGGTGGAATTAGCTCTTTTTTGTTCAATGAATACAAATGAATTTTTTATTGATTGTCTTGAAAAAGTCCGCAGTGAAATTCCTCCTTTACCGGAAGCTTTGATGATTAAGGATGGGTTAGCACTTCAAAAAAAAGAGATTCAATTGGAACAAGTTGGCAACTGGGAAGAACCAAAAAACTATCCACTTTCATTAGTAGAAAAGGAGCAATTATTTTCCGATCATTTGGTTATTCGTGAAAGCCAAGTGACTATGATGGACCGAGTTTACGATACTTTTCAAAAAGATTCGAATGCACATCTAGCAATTGAAGCCGCTACTGGCGTGGGGAAAACGTTAGGTTACCTAATTCCATTAGCGTATTTAGCCGATCAAAAAAGACCAGTTGTGATTAGCACTTATACGACATTGTTGCAAAAACAACTGATTGAAAAAGATATTGTTCAATTAAATAAGTTAGTGCCTTTTAACGTAAATGCAGCTATTTTGAAAAGTAAAAATCATTACCTTCATTTATCACGTTTTGCTGAGGAAATAAAATCAGAAACCTTAAACAAGAATGATGCTCTTTTAAAAATGCGTTTACTAACTTGGTTAACACAAACAGTAACTGGCGATTTAGATGAACTAAATATGACCAACTTTAACGGAACCTTTTGGAAGAAAGTTTGTCACCATGGCTGGTTAAAGGATCCTAAAGAGGATCCTTGGTATAAAGAAGATTTTTATTTATTTGCCAAAAAAGTTATGCAACAGGCGAGCATTATTATCACCAATCATGCTTTTTTATGCCATGATTTTAAACGAGAGGTACCGGAACTTCCTGAAGTAGATCGATTTATTATTGACGAAGCGCATCATTTATCGGATGTAGCAGTTGCTGCTTCTAGTGAGACGTTTAGTTACTACCAAGTGCACCACGCTTTGAAGTTGATCGGACGTATGGATAGTGAAGATAGTTACTTAAATCAATTTGAAAATTTGTCAAAAAAAGTAAAAAGTATTTATGCGTATCAATTAAGCAATTTAGAAATGAGCGGGTTGTCTTTAAGTGAAGAACTAGCAGAATTTTTAGATGAGTTGTTATTGATTTGTCATCAAATGGCTACAAAAAAAATGGATAAAAGTGAAGAAATTAATGTCATGCTGAGTGACACAATCCAGTGGTCTCTTGAAAATAAACGGAAAATCAAAAAAATTAGTGCAGAATTTACGGAAATTTGTCAGCTTGGTTTTGAATTGGTTCAGCAGCTAATACGTGAACCAGAGACATTGAGTTTAGCAGAAAGTTATTTTGTTGAAGATTTCAATGTGCTGTTAACTACTATAGAGCAACAAGGAACAATGTTTAAAACTATTTTTAACAATGAAAATCCCTATGCAGTTACTTGGTTTTCTTATAAGGAAAAGAGTCCTAAAAATAGTTTTAAAATCAAACGCTCTACTATCAATAGTTCGGAATTTTTAAAAGAACATTTGGTTGAACAGGCCAAACAGATTGTCTATACAGGCGCAACACTGGAAGTCAGAGGAGCATTTGATTATTTTGAGGAACAAATTGGTGAAAAAGAGTTAGATACATTAATACTAGCTTCTCCTTACGATTACAAAAACCAAGCGAGACTCTATTTACCCACTGAAATGGGGAGCATTAAATCAATGTCGAAGAAACATTACGTGGAATCAATTGTAGCGCAATTAACGCAATTGATTGAAAATAGCCAAGAAAATATTATGGTTTTATTTAATGCCTTGGAACCCTTGCAGGATGTGTATCGCTTGTTACAACAAAACCATTTATTTAATCAACGTGAAATTTTAGCTCAAGGAATTTCAGGAAGCCGAGAACGAATTTTAAAACGCTTCTTTCATGCAAATGGCGGTATTTTATTAGGTGCAGATAGTTTTTGGGAAGGCGTGGACTTGCCAGGGAAGTCATTAAGAATCATCATTGTGACCCGATTGCCTTTTGATTCACCAGAACAACCTTTTGTAAAATCAAAATACCATTACCTTGAAACATTAGGTGAAAATCCTTTTTCAGTTGAAGCATTGCCCAAAGCTACGTTACGTCTAAGACAAGGGTTAGGTCGTTTGATTCGTTCAGAAACCGACAGAGGAATAATGTTGGTTTTAGATGACCGCTTATTTAAAACAAATTACGGCAAACAAATGTTGCACTCATTGCCGACAGACTTGCCTAAAAAAGAATTGCCTATGGCTGAGATTATAACTGAAATTCAAGATTTCTTAAGCTAA
- a CDS encoding DUF5590 domain-containing protein: MKKWFVLILTIIMATIVVGAATIYYQGNHPMSKAKSEAIEIAKSETDLKEVDDFYWYNGKETYFTVTGKTNKNKAIIVIIAKKGGKTTVIDADKAISEGQARSMTREAKNPEKILESRIGMDKKVPIWEVAYQEKNGRLGYHVITLEDGEYIRDIGNI, from the coding sequence ATGAAAAAATGGTTTGTTTTAATTTTAACCATTATAATGGCGACGATTGTAGTGGGTGCTGCAACGATTTATTATCAAGGCAATCACCCCATGTCAAAGGCAAAATCAGAAGCAATCGAGATTGCTAAAAGTGAAACAGATTTAAAAGAAGTGGATGATTTCTACTGGTATAATGGCAAAGAAACCTATTTTACGGTAACGGGGAAAACAAATAAAAATAAAGCGATTATTGTGATTATTGCAAAAAAAGGTGGAAAAACAACGGTAATCGATGCAGATAAAGCAATTTCTGAAGGGCAAGCTCGAAGCATGACAAGAGAAGCTAAAAATCCAGAAAAAATATTAGAATCACGAATTGGAATGGATAAAAAAGTCCCAATTTGGGAAGTAGCTTATCAAGAAAAAAATGGTCGACTAGGCTATCATGTGATAACCTTAGAAGATGGCGAATACATTCGTGATATCGGCAATATTTAA
- the dapB gene encoding 4-hydroxy-tetrahydrodipicolinate reductase, translated as MIKIVVAGFKGKMGLTATKMVIENEKFELVGVLDPTATEANLNELPEFPSLNIPVFHEKEDLVKQVKPDVWIDFTIPKVAYQHTLFAVENGIRPVVGTTGFTESEVAGLITKTKEQKLGGLIAPNFAIGAILMMQFAAKAAEYFPDVEIMELHHDQKLDAPSGTAIKTAEMIAEVRGYHQQGNPAEKELIKGARGADFEGMKIHSVRLPGLVAHQQVQFGSAGEGLTIRHDSYDRASFMTGVALGCEKVMELDQLVYGLENLL; from the coding sequence ATGATTAAAATAGTAGTAGCAGGTTTTAAAGGGAAAATGGGATTAACAGCCACTAAGATGGTCATAGAAAATGAAAAATTTGAATTAGTAGGTGTTCTAGATCCAACAGCAACAGAAGCGAATTTAAATGAGTTGCCGGAGTTTCCTTCATTGAATATTCCTGTATTTCATGAAAAAGAAGACTTAGTAAAACAAGTGAAACCTGATGTTTGGATTGATTTTACAATCCCAAAAGTAGCCTATCAACACACCTTGTTTGCCGTTGAAAATGGCATTCGTCCAGTTGTAGGAACGACTGGGTTTACAGAAAGTGAAGTAGCTGGTTTAATCACAAAGACGAAAGAACAAAAACTTGGTGGACTAATCGCCCCTAATTTTGCCATTGGAGCCATTTTAATGATGCAGTTTGCAGCAAAAGCAGCAGAATACTTTCCAGATGTTGAGATTATGGAACTACACCACGACCAAAAATTAGATGCCCCAAGTGGAACAGCGATTAAAACAGCAGAAATGATAGCGGAAGTTCGAGGGTACCATCAACAAGGAAATCCGGCGGAAAAAGAATTAATTAAAGGAGCACGTGGAGCAGATTTTGAAGGCATGAAAATTCATAGTGTTCGCTTACCAGGCTTGGTAGCCCATCAACAAGTTCAATTTGGTAGTGCAGGTGAAGGGTTAACGATTCGTCACGATTCCTATGACCGCGCGTCCTTTATGACAGGTGTCGCATTAGGTTGTGAAAAAGTGATGGAATTGGATCAGTTAGTTTATGGGTTGGAAAATCTTTTATGA
- a CDS encoding CCA tRNA nucleotidyltransferase, protein MRKLDSEFMKALPVIQKIQEAGYEAYFVGGSVRDRILKKPIADVDIATSAFPMEVKEIFPRTVDVGIEHGTVMVLFEGEGYEVTTFRTESTYQDYRRPDAVTFVRSLEEDLKRRDFTVNALAMNSEGELIDYFGGLKDIEKKVIKAVGSASERFHEDALRMMRGVRFVSQLNFSMETKTELAIKEHHALLEKIAVERIQVEFVKLLLGQGRQIGLRKMIETELYQFCPGLASKKAGLTSFATLETHLGTATSAWTLLTYFIELPVAEIELFLRNWKCSKKEIKHVIKERIAFDQRLDSFWTKEGLYQAGLEIALEVESLIEGFQQESHLKTLQELYEDLPIKDRQEMQVSGSDLITALKRPAGPWLGELLANIEEQVLIGAIPNQKQAILEWALVADKGEDAL, encoded by the coding sequence ATGAGAAAATTAGATTCTGAATTTATGAAGGCTTTGCCCGTTATCCAAAAAATTCAAGAAGCAGGATACGAAGCGTATTTTGTAGGCGGAAGTGTGCGGGATAGGATTTTAAAAAAGCCCATTGCGGATGTGGATATTGCAACAAGTGCATTTCCTATGGAAGTCAAAGAAATTTTTCCTAGAACGGTAGATGTTGGGATTGAACATGGTACGGTGATGGTTCTATTTGAAGGAGAAGGCTATGAAGTCACCACGTTTAGAACAGAGTCGACTTACCAAGATTATCGACGACCAGATGCGGTTACCTTTGTTCGTTCATTAGAAGAAGATTTAAAACGCAGAGACTTTACGGTAAATGCATTAGCCATGAACAGTGAAGGAGAGCTAATTGATTACTTTGGCGGTTTGAAAGATATTGAAAAAAAAGTAATCAAAGCGGTTGGGTCTGCTTCGGAGCGTTTCCATGAAGATGCGTTACGAATGATGCGAGGCGTTCGTTTTGTTAGTCAATTAAATTTTTCAATGGAAACTAAAACTGAATTGGCTATAAAAGAGCACCATGCTCTTTTAGAAAAAATTGCAGTTGAACGGATTCAAGTTGAATTTGTCAAATTATTATTGGGACAGGGTCGACAAATTGGGTTAAGAAAAATGATTGAAACAGAGTTGTATCAATTTTGTCCAGGACTAGCATCTAAAAAAGCGGGATTGACTTCTTTTGCAACTTTAGAAACACACTTAGGGACAGCAACGAGTGCGTGGACCTTGTTAACGTACTTTATAGAACTTCCTGTGGCAGAAATTGAGCTCTTTTTAAGAAATTGGAAATGTTCTAAAAAGGAAATTAAGCATGTAATCAAAGAACGGATTGCTTTTGATCAACGACTAGACTCTTTTTGGACTAAAGAAGGACTTTATCAAGCTGGTCTTGAAATTGCGTTAGAAGTTGAATCATTAATTGAAGGCTTTCAACAAGAAAGTCATTTAAAGACCCTTCAAGAGCTGTATGAGGACTTGCCAATCAAAGACCGTCAAGAGATGCAAGTGAGTGGCAGTGACTTAATAACAGCCTTAAAACGACCTGCTGGACCTTGGCTAGGAGAATTGTTAGCAAACATTGAGGAACAGGTATTAATTGGGGCGATTCCAAATCAAAAACAAGCGATTCTTGAATGGGCGTTAGTGGCTGATAAAGGAGAAGACGCATTATGA
- a CDS encoding nitroreductase family protein: MSNQYTELLKNRRSIYGLGKNVSLSNDNIVSLVKEAVKESPSSFNSQTSRVVVLFNESHDKLWDIVEAALRKEVPADAFEATANKIASFRAGKGTILYFEDMDIVKNLQEQFALYADNFPVWSEQSSGIAQHSVWTALAVENIGASLQHYNPLIDDAVRAEFDLPASWNLRAQMPFGSIEQAAGEKEYMDDAARFRVFN; this comes from the coding sequence ATGTCAAACCAATACACAGAATTATTAAAAAATCGTCGTTCAATTTATGGATTAGGTAAAAATGTTTCATTATCAAATGACAACATCGTTTCATTAGTAAAAGAAGCAGTAAAAGAAAGTCCATCTTCATTTAACTCACAAACTTCACGAGTGGTTGTTTTATTTAATGAATCGCATGATAAATTATGGGATATCGTTGAAGCAGCACTTCGCAAAGAAGTACCAGCAGATGCTTTCGAAGCAACTGCTAATAAAATTGCTTCATTCCGTGCTGGAAAAGGAACGATCCTTTACTTTGAAGATATGGATATTGTTAAAAACCTACAAGAACAATTTGCATTATATGCGGATAACTTCCCAGTATGGTCTGAACAATCAAGCGGCATTGCACAACATTCAGTTTGGACTGCATTAGCAGTAGAAAACATTGGTGCTAGCTTGCAACATTACAACCCACTAATCGATGACGCTGTTAGAGCTGAATTTGATTTACCTGCTTCATGGAATTTAAGAGCGCAAATGCCATTTGGTTCAATTGAACAAGCCGCTGGCGAAAAAGAATATATGGATGATGCAGCACGTTTCCGTGTATTTAACTAA